A stretch of Lewinella sp. 4G2 DNA encodes these proteins:
- the icd gene encoding NADP-dependent isocitrate dehydrogenase — protein MSGTKITISGGKLNVPNDPIIPFIEGDGIGPDIWAAASRVLEAAVEKAYNGEKSIVWKEVLAGQKAMDQTNEWLPQATLDAIEEHLVSIKGPLTTPIGGGIRSLNVALRQKLDLYACVRPVQYFEGVPSPVKHPEDVDMIIFRENTEDIYAGIEFAEGTDENKQFLSWLKENYPERYAKVRFPDTVGIGIKPVSQEGTNRLVKAAIQYAIDNNKDSVTLVHKGNIMKFTEGSFRDWGYETAAQDFDGTELDGGPWHTIKVGDRTITIKDVIADAMLQQIILRPKEYSVIATLNLNGDYISDALAAQVGGIGIAPGANINYSTGVSIFEATHGTAPKYTGQDKVNPSSVILSGEMMFRYLGWPEAADLIIKGIEGSIAKKRVTYDFERLMDGATLLKCSEFGDEIIANM, from the coding sequence ATGAGCGGAACCAAAATCACCATCTCCGGCGGTAAACTCAACGTCCCTAACGACCCCATTATTCCCTTCATTGAGGGAGACGGCATTGGCCCCGATATCTGGGCAGCCGCCAGCCGGGTACTGGAAGCCGCCGTGGAAAAAGCCTACAACGGTGAAAAGTCCATCGTCTGGAAAGAAGTCCTCGCTGGCCAGAAGGCCATGGACCAAACCAATGAGTGGCTACCCCAGGCAACGCTGGATGCCATCGAAGAGCACCTCGTTTCCATCAAAGGTCCCCTTACTACCCCCATTGGTGGTGGTATCCGCTCCCTCAACGTGGCCTTGCGCCAGAAGCTGGATCTCTACGCTTGTGTACGCCCCGTACAGTACTTCGAAGGCGTTCCCAGCCCGGTCAAGCACCCCGAAGACGTAGACATGATCATCTTCCGGGAAAATACGGAGGACATTTACGCCGGCATCGAATTCGCCGAAGGCACCGATGAGAACAAGCAGTTCCTCAGCTGGCTGAAGGAGAACTACCCCGAGCGCTACGCGAAGGTCCGCTTCCCCGACACGGTTGGCATCGGCATTAAGCCCGTATCTCAGGAAGGCACCAACCGCCTCGTGAAGGCTGCCATCCAGTACGCAATCGATAATAATAAGGATAGTGTGACCCTCGTCCATAAGGGTAACATCATGAAGTTTACGGAAGGCTCCTTCCGCGACTGGGGTTACGAAACCGCTGCGCAGGACTTCGACGGCACCGAACTCGACGGTGGCCCCTGGCACACCATCAAGGTGGGTGACCGTACCATCACCATCAAGGACGTTATCGCTGATGCCATGCTGCAGCAGATCATCCTCCGCCCGAAGGAGTACAGTGTGATCGCTACCCTTAACCTCAACGGTGATTACATCTCCGACGCCCTCGCCGCTCAGGTTGGTGGTATCGGTATCGCTCCCGGCGCCAACATTAACTACAGCACCGGAGTCTCCATCTTCGAGGCTACCCACGGTACGGCACCGAAGTACACGGGCCAGGACAAGGTGAACCCATCTTCCGTCATCCTTTCCGGAGAAATGATGTTCCGCTACCTCGGTTGGCCGGAAGCTGCCGACCTCATCATTAAAGGCATCGAAGGATCTATCGCCAAGAAACGCGTTACCTACGATTTCGAACGCCTGATGGACGGCGCTACCCTCCTCAAGTGTAGCGAGTTCGGTGATGAGATCATCGCCAACATGTAA
- a CDS encoding S1C family serine protease — protein MRHFLNLLSAALLGGILAALIVLSVLPGIGLSGNPVPAQLTPAPAAAPYSASNPPVYLASYDGEEKVLDLPSPPDLRTAAKRATPSTVHITARPENLSRNAVKSLFSERDERQPADGEGSGVIYSSDGYIVTNQHVVRGAGEIIVRMTDRQTFPARLVGEDPKSDLAVLKIEAGRKLPTLLIADSDLAQPGEWVLAVGSPLGLASTVTAGIVSAKSRNISLLRDLDAIESFIQTDAAVNPGNSGGPLVTADGKLLGINTAIATRNGRFSGYSFAIPSNLVRRVADDIIEFGSYQRAFLGVGISTLTGADIERLRPGRTEGVLVDEVFTEGSAAAAGILVNDLIVRIGDRKIRDIPELTEIIGRAKVGETLKVSVVRNGKLLEVIVPLLSGK, from the coding sequence ATGCGCCACTTCCTCAACTTACTTTCCGCCGCTCTTTTGGGGGGCATTCTGGCTGCGTTGATCGTGTTGTCCGTACTTCCCGGTATCGGGCTTAGTGGAAACCCAGTCCCCGCCCAACTTACCCCGGCACCTGCGGCAGCGCCCTATTCAGCATCGAACCCTCCTGTTTATTTGGCTAGCTACGACGGTGAAGAAAAAGTATTGGACCTGCCCAGCCCTCCCGATCTACGAACCGCCGCCAAGCGAGCGACCCCCAGCACGGTTCACATCACGGCCCGGCCCGAGAACCTATCTCGCAACGCCGTAAAATCGCTATTCAGCGAGCGAGATGAGCGGCAGCCGGCCGACGGAGAAGGCTCCGGTGTGATCTACAGTAGCGATGGATACATCGTGACGAACCAACACGTAGTGCGAGGTGCCGGCGAGATCATCGTCCGTATGACGGACCGCCAAACCTTCCCCGCCCGCCTGGTGGGAGAAGACCCGAAATCGGACCTGGCCGTACTGAAGATCGAAGCCGGGCGCAAACTCCCAACCCTCCTGATTGCGGATAGCGACCTCGCCCAACCGGGAGAATGGGTGCTCGCCGTCGGTAGCCCGCTCGGCCTGGCGAGCACCGTGACCGCCGGCATCGTGAGTGCCAAAAGCCGGAACATCAGCCTTTTGCGCGACCTCGACGCCATCGAAAGCTTCATTCAGACCGATGCGGCCGTGAACCCCGGCAACAGCGGCGGACCACTCGTAACGGCGGACGGAAAACTACTCGGCATCAACACGGCCATTGCAACCCGGAACGGGCGCTTTTCGGGCTACAGTTTCGCGATACCCAGTAATCTCGTGCGGCGGGTTGCGGATGACATTATTGAATTTGGCTCCTACCAACGGGCCTTCCTGGGCGTTGGTATCTCTACGCTGACCGGTGCCGACATTGAACGGCTCCGGCCCGGCCGAACCGAAGGCGTACTCGTGGACGAAGTATTTACGGAAGGCTCCGCTGCCGCCGCGGGCATCCTGGTCAACGATCTGATCGTGCGCATCGGTGACCGTAAGATCAGAGACATCCCCGAACTGACGGAGATCATTGGCCGGGCTAAAGTTGGGGAAACGTTAAAAGTAAGCGTAGTCCGGAACGGAAAACTGCTCGAAGTCATCGTTCCTTTGCTGAGCGGTAAGTAA
- the lptB gene encoding LPS export ABC transporter ATP-binding protein, whose protein sequence is MRLKSEQLIKKYGSRTVVKGVSLHVDRGEIVGLLGPNGAGKTTTFYMTVGFIQPNDGRVYLDDADITELPMYKRAQRGIGYLPQEPSVFRKLSVEDNIAAVLEMTDLSKAEQKDKLESLISEFRLEKVRKGNGDTLSGGERRRTEIARALATDPKFILLDEPFAGIDPIAVEDIQYIVAKLKTKNIGILITDHNVQETLSITDRAYLMFEGNILKAGTAEELAADEMVRKVYLGKNFVLRRKKIDLDAD, encoded by the coding sequence ATGCGCCTGAAGTCGGAACAACTTATCAAAAAATACGGTAGCCGGACGGTCGTAAAGGGCGTCAGCCTACACGTAGACCGGGGGGAGATCGTCGGACTACTCGGCCCAAATGGCGCGGGGAAGACGACCACCTTTTACATGACAGTGGGTTTCATCCAACCTAACGACGGTCGGGTTTACCTGGACGATGCCGACATCACCGAGTTACCCATGTACAAACGGGCCCAGCGCGGGATTGGCTACCTACCCCAGGAACCTTCCGTGTTCCGGAAGCTATCCGTCGAAGATAACATCGCCGCCGTTCTGGAAATGACTGACCTCAGCAAGGCCGAGCAAAAGGATAAACTGGAGTCGCTGATCAGTGAGTTTCGCCTCGAAAAAGTCCGCAAGGGTAATGGCGACACCCTTTCCGGCGGTGAACGCCGCCGGACCGAAATCGCCCGAGCGCTGGCCACGGACCCAAAATTCATCTTGCTGGACGAACCCTTTGCCGGCATCGACCCGATTGCCGTAGAGGACATTCAGTACATCGTAGCCAAACTAAAGACGAAGAACATCGGTATCCTCATCACGGACCACAACGTGCAGGAAACGCTGAGCATCACGGACCGGGCCTACCTCATGTTCGAGGGCAACATCCTCAAAGCCGGCACCGCCGAAGAATTGGCGGCCGACGAGATGGTGCGTAAGGTCTACCTGGGTAAGAACTTCGTCCTCCGCCGAAAGAAGATCGACCTGGACGCGGACTAG